A window of Bactrocera dorsalis isolate Fly_Bdor chromosome 4, ASM2337382v1, whole genome shotgun sequence genomic DNA:
tCACGAATTAGGGCCAAAGCCTTACAAACGCTGCCTAAGGTATGCCACTCGATTTTGCGTTTATACAAACTACTGCCGAAGCGTGGGGTCATCAACGAGAAGCACATCCATGGGAAGGCCAAAAGCGAAAAGAGAAATGGTATTTCTGCATTTTTGATAGCATGATGAGTCACCGCCAATCCCGGCAGTACCGTTAGGCACATTACATACGAGAATATGTCCGCGGACATTAGTAGTGTGGTTGAGTAGAGGCGTGGCACCAAGAGCGCACGCTGCAGTGGCagaaaagttttttctttcaaagtCTTCCAAATATTCGTGGTTATGTAACGGGATATGCGTTGAAATTTATACTACGGACATATGAAAGTAAAATTCAGTTATGGTATATCGTATACCTTTTACAATATACTACTTACGAAATTTCCGACTTCTGTAACATCGGTCTCTGTCTTGTCGGCGCCTGCCGTCTCATCCATTTGCTGTAATCCATTCGACGAAGCATTAGGATGGATTTTTTGTGATGCAGCCACACTGTTATGACTCTTTCCTATAGTCGCTGAACTGCCACGAATCATAGACACAGTCTCATCTTCCTCGGGTATGATTTCCATAATCTCTACACCATTTGGATTGACAAAGGTCACGTAGGCCTCGTCCGCTGCCAACATGTAGTTGTTACGTGCTTCAGCCGAAAACAGTGCAGCGGTCGCAGTCCCCGGATGCTGTTCGCGCAGCGGACTCTTCCAAATTCGCGGCATTTGTACATCAATACCATCGATTTGATCGGCAATGCTGGGCGGGAATGCGCCCAATTGATGATGCAGTGGCGGGAAGGAACTCTCCGCGGTAATCATCGAAATGCGCTTTGTGATGGAACCTTCACGATGACGTGTAATAATTAAACTGATCGGTATTAGGTTAACTAATAATGCGGACATCAGTACTATCGACTGCGCTGTACCGTAAAGTGTACGTAGACTGGTGAAGACGAATGAGAGAAAGAGCTGACAGAATGCCTCGCCGCAGAGATGTATAGTTTTGCGTACGAACTTATCTTCGCGCGGGCGTACCGCTTCCAAAATGACATGGGTCTTCCAAATGAAGAGACTAGAACCAATGCCTGAAAGTTGAGgaacataaaattaacaaacttttgagaattataattaatttaaattaatttttagatttGTAATAGTAAATATTAGAATGGAAaagaaatttgtacaaaaaagtATCTCGTTTTGAGATTTTTCAGCCTGGACTCAACTGAGAGTTATAAGTTGGACGTTATTATTGAGTCAGCGTTCCCGTTTGAAAGGGGTTAGACTGATTTTTCATTCGTTGAAGCAAATGTCACTTGTTAGTTTCAGGAACTTTTGCACAAATTGTTCGAAGTAATTCTAACAGCTTCAAAATCATCGCTGGTAATCTTTAGAATACCACTGTCGGATGTCTAgagttttattgttttcaagtcTTACCCGCAAATAATCCATAAAACACTATTGCTACAGCTTGCGTTGTTGTTGAAACAATAAACCAAGCCGATGAAAAGAATATACCGCTAATCATTAGCGAGAGGCATGTGGTGAGCGTGGCACAAAGAAAGAAGCGCCGATATTGTGTGGTCTCACGTTCACGACCCCGATACTCTGTATCCAGATGTTCAAGAATGGAGCGACAAATCTGACCCGTGGCTTGATAAACGATTGCCGGCCAGATGCGCAGCACTAAATCCTTATCCGATTCCACGACATTGCCATAGAGATAGGCAGGTGTGGCGAGGAAAGCCTGAAAGCGTTACGAAGAAAAGTGTGaaattagaatagaaataaTACCAAAGTTGACACAAATATGTTAGTAACTAATAATACAAAGTGAGGTAATGGCTACAAACTGACGTGTCACTGAATCTCTTAGCTGCTATAGGCGAGCAGCGAGTAAGTTTGTAAACAAAGTCTCGAAGAAGATAGGCTAGATTGTGTGagctattttgttttttgtgatcAGTGAGATTTTGTTAGTGTATTTTTGATATGAACGTATGGGTCTACGAAATAGTCTTCATTTATAATTCATAcgatttgtatgaaaataataaagtaggAAACAACTTTCGGCCAAGTTTTGAGAACAAAGTTGACAGTTTTTACCGTCCGATTTTTTCTTCATGAAACAATCTACTCTTTCTGATCTGCGAAATGCCTAGTAATGTCATTCACTTGTGAATCAAAGCTCTGTCTATTACGAAGAAAAATCTCAAACAGTTTGTGAAAAGCATCATATTCGTGTCCAACCGCATTTTGGTGGTTACATTTCTACAGTAGACCTTATCTCTAAATGCGCTCaagatttctttttatatacCATGAAATCTGTGCCCTAATATCTCTATTTATATGTAAGTTATATTCTTTTCAAAACGCCTGGTTATCTGAATCTATGCTTAGATAACTCCGAGGATTCTTCAAACCCACCGCATCAACGTTGTCTAAACTCGAATGAATTGAGTAAAAACACAATCAGATGAGCCGACTAATATTGGGAAAGTACTATGTTTATACAATTTGAGGACGATATTCCGTTTCCGATTATAGCGTTCTTTCAACATTTCAATAGTGTGATTAGTTGTTTGCTTCAAAATTGGCCTCAGTCTCGGCATTCTCTTGAGATCTAAGAAGAGGACAAGATCGCGGCAATAGACTCATAGAATACAGCGTATACGTGACCAATTTCGAGCCAAATTCATACAATTTTCATCCACTCAGATGACTTCGATTTTCGAGTCTTTCTCTCCTTCTACGGATGccaaatcttagggttattcaGTTTCAAAATCTCCAAACACTCCTTAGAAACATCAATTCTTTGATTATTTTGGTCCTTTGCAAGCTCACGAGGCACAGAACTTCCTTCATACATTCCCTTAACATCACAATATGTCAATGGTCAATCAATCAATTTCATGTCAtggttatttgaaataattatttgggtttttttatgtttttgtccgTAAAAATGATTCGCTTTTAATGCACGTAGGATCTGTATCGAATTCAGCAAATCAATTACTTATTTGGTTTTGGTGCAGAGCCCAGATAAACCATCATCACTTCTACTTTTTGCTAACAGTAGcattttttatccaaaaatgtAGCTTCTCACTTTCATAAGATGGATATAAACTTTTCAGCCTGTCTGGTATAACATATTTGATCCGGACTGAAAAAGGTACAGTTGccgtattttaatataaatcattattatcgccttcaaaaaaGGCTCCTGATCTACTTCAGATATGCCAACATTTAATCCAATTTGCCATACCATTTTTGTAAGTTAAGAAGGCCTATGAGCTTCATCCGAGACAAATTCCGTTCTATACAGGGCATTGAAGGCTCGggaagcacttgtccaacatgaGCATAGTATCTTTTCTGCTACATGGAACAGGATtctggattgcacagcaatttgtagaagcagACTAAAGACCCTAGGTTCCATTTATGTGGACAGGTATCACATCATCTCAGTCGCACCTAGCAGATTATTGAAATTGTTCAGGATGCTGGACCGtagtgaccatatgtgatataggggaGGGCACACTAGAAGTTATGTATCTATGACCTTCAAttgcttcaacaaatttttattttcttatttttttggcTCATATTTGAAGCGCAATTCGCTAGATTGACCCACGTTTCGCCAGCAGATATGATGAGGGTCCTCAGCTAAGTTGTCAGCATCTTTTTTGCGACCTTTAATCGACGTCGGTTTTCTAAAGATTCTTTTGGTACGAACCTAGCATAGACATGCTTCACTATCaaaatattaacttaaatatcaGTCTTGAGTCAATCCATcttgagatcctctgctatgTATCTCTCTGATACCAACTGGACGATTTCAAGCtctttttctttaactttttcgaagtAATTGTCATGAACAGATGTGGATTGACGATTCGCATGACGATTCGTTTTTATGACTTCACAATTTTCACGACCTGCTTTGTACCCGATATGTTAGTATTCGTGATAAAGTAAGTCAAAAGTCTTCTGAAACATTTTACCCGACTTCGCTGActagaaacacaaaatttgaagaaaactggttgttaaatttgtttttctttccaCGGTAAAAATCGCCAGATAAACTCTTCACTAAACACacactaattttatatttggtCTTCGAACTTCACATGAACATAAAAGAGATTATACCGATCTAGGAAAGAAATATTCATCGATTCGGTTTGTGTGTGGACTGCACCAGTCCGACTTAATTCAAATTTAGTGGAATGTGAGACGCTTTGTTTTAAACTTACAATATAATCCCAGCCACTAACTACCATATTTCAGCAATTCTTCTAAAACCTCACTTATTGAACTTTTTAGAATGTGAGTCATTGGGAAAATGTATGGCTACCGGCATTCAATACCCAAATCTCACATATTATCCCTCTGATAGACCCTCTCAAATCTCTCAGCTTATCATACAAGATCAATAGCCCCCGACAGCCGCTTTAtttgttatatgaaaaaaatttcgcttttGGCTGCGCAAGTACACAGCGTGTGAAGACGTCATATCAAGCGTTTGCAGTTATTGCTTTCCGGTTTTCGTTTGACGATTTGTCGATAAACATGtgtcatttaaatttcaatataaaaacaaacaaacatacatatgtgtgtatatatgcatgtagctACATAGGCATTTACTTAATTACTTAATAATTACAAGTTTGTTTATAGAatgatatattgtatgtattataatatatgtagtttatatgtacatgtatggcAAACCCACATAACAGATACTTCTGTTGAATGTGTTTGTTGATTACACGCCTGCGCTGTACGCCCGCCGTCGCCACCGCAGTCGCTGAAGTCCATTTGCCGCGCGCCGGTATACTCAttgctgccgccaccgagcgcGATACATTCAATTGAATGCGTGGAACGCGAGcaaacagcaataataatacaaaaacaaaaaaaaaatttaaatgcacaataataacaacaagagcggcttgtatttaaaattaacttGTAACGTGTAATTTGTAACTTGTGCAGCTGAAACGTTGCGCGAGACAAAgaggattttttaaaaatttattgcaatttttttggttttgttgagcgtttttgtgttttttatgtttttttcgtttgtattgtatttttaagattttttgtgttttttaagattttttctgatttttttttcgttcaacTTTTTCGCTTGCTGCTTTTCGTTTGCACTTTTTGTTACTCTCTTCGCGCACTTGTCTTTTTGTGTGTGTTATGCCCAATTTATGCGCttattattcattaaaatttctgcatttatatatgtatatacatatgtatatatgtgtgtgtgactcCACCAAGAACTGCTACTTCATAAAAGTTGTGTGCAGTCGCTTTCacagcagtagcagcagcagcgacgGCAGCAGCTCACATCGTAAATAATGTCAACATCGCAAATTTCATTGCACATACGCACGCACGAGCCTTAACCGTTGTTTGAGCTGATAAAAGACTCGTCGCTTATCACTAGAAAGTATCTAGCGGAGATTAGCAGATGCGACGCGATAGACGAAGTTAGCATAGCACTTGTCACTGTTCTTGCATCAGCAAGCgaattttatacaattataatacatgtatgtatatatgtatgtatttttgtattatatgtatatttatttttatattatatactatatatatatatatatattataatgtatgtatttgtaacgCTGCTATTTCCATGCACTTTCTTTGCCCGTGAACTCGCACTTAATCACTTTAATTAGACAAgtagtatttaaattaaaatttgagctccaacaacaacaacatgtaaatttatatacacatataatatatattttagtatatatgtttatgtgtgtgtgtgttaagcgCGTTGCCCGCTGATCAACTGCCTTAACGAGTGCCTTAAATAATTGTTGCTTCTTTATCCACTACTGCAGCTGATCATGTCACTTATCgtactgaaaatataaaacgTTCACTCACCGCCAGTTTGCTCCACAATTATCATCATAATCATCAAGCATTCTTGCCGCTACGCACACACCGACACAAACACAtatcacacacacaaatatatacacaaaaaaaattgtatacatacttatatttagaTCCATATATGACTACGTAGCAAGTGGATATTACCATCATACCCGCTGCAGATAGCAATCCACCGGCGCGCTGATCTGTTGGCCGCCCGCATAATTGTGCAGCCAGCCAGCAGTCAGCAGCAGCCCTTCGTAATCCGATGACGCCGACGACGACAACGACGCTGTGACATTGTTGACGTCGTCAGACCAGAGAAAGCGCGAAAAGCTGTCTGTGTATTTGTAATGAGCGCTGAGTTTGTTCGTATTTTAGGAAAGAAGGGACTGCTGGCATTTATCTTAAGCTGATACGCGCTTTATCTTCTACATGTGGTACCTACGTACGGGGGGAGCTGTGAGGCGCGCATCCACCGCATTTTGTGCTGCTGTTCTTCAATTGTGTTTGTTTACATGTCACACATAgttaattatatgtacatatgcatgtatatagtAATTTGttgtatacaatatttttcttgttgtcAGCGCTACAGCTGTAACGTTTCCACTCAACACACGCTCGTTGCGCGCGTACGCACAAATGTATGCAACAGTTTTCGCCAAGTGACGCAATGACGTCTGAACTACTGCTGAaactgataaaaaaatatatataattttcaatcacgtcaatcaaaatgcgataaaatgcattagaattaagaaaaataggCACTGGCTAAGATAAGCGACAGGCAATAGTTAACAATAGCTggatttacatgtacatatactttacacatatacaaatatttaacaaatggACCTTCAAATGTGCGGGTGTTTGGTagtgatgtgtgtgtgtttttgcgagtgatgtttgtatttgttgtgcTTAATCCCGTTAGCTTTTATCTTTTGTCTCAACACTGACAAAATCGCTTTTGGTAAGCTTTCTCAGCTTTCTTTTTTGCCTTCAAGAGTAACAGTGATGACTATAGGAGCACGCATTTGATGGCTTAAGCGGTTTTATCCACTTACAAGTCGGAAAAAACGTATTTCTTGTCAATTTCTGTTTAAAAAAGCgttttatttagtaattaaataaaaagaatgcGCATTTAAAGAGTTTAATgtgttataatataatatataataatggtGTCTGGCAGTGAGCAAGAATTTTCCGTTTAAAATGATAAAAGTCC
This region includes:
- the LOC105233604 gene encoding uncharacterized protein LOC105233604; the encoded protein is MSIPARGKWTSATAVATAGVQRRRVINKHIQQKYLLCGFAIHAFLATPAYLYGNVVESDKDLVLRIWPAIVYQATGQICRSILEHLDTEYRGRERETTQYRRFFLCATLTTCLSLMISGIFFSSAWFIVSTTTQAVAIVFYGLFAGIGSSLFIWKTHVILEAVRPREDKFVRKTIHLCGEAFCQLFLSFVFTSLRTLYGTAQSIVLMSALLVNLIPISLIITRHREGSITKRISMITAESSFPPLHHQLGAFPPSIADQIDGIDVQMPRIWKSPLREQHPGTATAALFSAEARNNYMLAADEAYVTFVNPNGVEIMEIIPEEDETVSMIRGSSATIGKSHNSVAASQKIHPNASSNGLQQMDETAGADKTETDVTEVGNFYKFQRISRYITTNIWKTLKEKTFLPLQRALLVPRLYSTTLLMSADIFSYVMCLTVLPGLAVTHHAIKNAEIPFLFSLLAFPWMCFSLMTPRFGSSLYKRKIEWHTLGSVCKALALILISFSTSKLQLSVSSVLLGFGQAVTLFLQDVVFQRSMPRAQWNAIRYPVHFTNGLLMFVWGALAHWVVVTFSFQASVGLAGMVYVISMITWNMIFVCCNTRD